From a region of the Syngnathoides biaculeatus isolate LvHL_M chromosome 2, ASM1980259v1, whole genome shotgun sequence genome:
- the lamtor5 gene encoding ragulator complex protein LAMTOR5, with protein MESTLEQHLDDTMKNPSVVGVICTDEQGHNLACRGSLSDEHGGVVSVLAKQAATLTRDPTDMPTVCLESDSGNILVRSHGSVTVAVHKISS; from the exons ATGGAGTCGACACTGGAACAACATCTTGACGACAC CATGAAAAATCCATCTGTGGTTGGCGTTATATGTACGGACGAGCAAGGACACAACCTAGCAT GCCGCGGCTCGCTCTCGGACGAGCACGGAGGCGTGGTGTCCGTTTTGGCTAAGCAGGCCGCCACGCTTACCAGGGACCCCACGGACATGCCCACTGTGTGCCTGGAGTCCGACTCCGG CAACATTTTGGtgaggagtcacgggagtgtCACGGTTGCCGTTCACAAGATTTCCTCCTGA